From a region of the Arachis ipaensis cultivar K30076 chromosome B09, Araip1.1, whole genome shotgun sequence genome:
- the LOC107619527 gene encoding uncharacterized protein LOC107619527 has protein sequence MEERRKGCSVAVKAPPPLLGFVAVAVLPLSSCCTAIEDLEGMSHRRCALSPRCRRLELAAMLLHRLQAVASPLISSSPLPLITMVVSSVARYKIRTWIYCWR, from the exons ATGGAGGAGAGAAGAAAGGGGTGCTCTGTCGCCGTTAAAGCTCCACCGCCGCTGCTAGGGTTTGTTGCCGTCGCCGTTCTGCCACTGTCAAGCTGCTGTACCGCCATCGAGGATCTCGAAGGGATGTCTCACCGCCGTTGTGCTTTGTCACCGCGCTGCCGTCGACTGGAGCTCGCCGCTATGCTGCTGCACCGTCTCCAAGCCGTTGCGTCACCGCTCATCTCTTCTTCACCGTTGCCGCTCATCACCATGGTCGTATCCTCTGTCGCCAG ATATAAAATCAGGACATGGATTTATTGTTGGAGATGA